The Aureitalea marina genome includes a window with the following:
- a CDS encoding DUF2306 domain-containing protein yields MFSGTLGIVHTLTAILALIFGTVVLLNKKGTAFHKKIGYAYVGSMVLVNGTAFGLYNLFGGFGLFHVLALISFITLIMGMIPAWLRKHIKHWYIIHLKVMGWSVVGLYAALAAEISTRFVPREYFMMTVVVSSLAIIASGGYWIYKVKRQEEQKLTTK; encoded by the coding sequence ATGTTTAGCGGAACCCTCGGAATTGTGCACACCCTCACAGCCATACTGGCCCTGATCTTCGGAACAGTGGTCTTACTGAACAAGAAAGGAACTGCCTTTCACAAAAAGATCGGTTATGCCTATGTGGGAAGTATGGTTCTAGTAAACGGGACCGCTTTTGGGCTTTACAATCTTTTTGGAGGATTTGGATTATTTCATGTCCTGGCGCTGATCAGTTTCATTACACTGATCATGGGAATGATCCCGGCCTGGTTGAGAAAACACATCAAACATTGGTACATCATCCACCTGAAGGTAATGGGTTGGAGTGTGGTCGGGCTTTATGCAGCCCTGGCCGCTGAAATATCTACCCGATTTGTTCCTCGGGAATATTTTATGATGACTGTGGTTGTTTCCAGCCTGGCCATCATCGCCTCAGGCGGGTATTGGATCTACAAAGTAAAACGACAAGAAGAACAAAAATTAACCACA
- a CDS encoding TonB-dependent receptor produces the protein MESICWGSYTYARTKVNFDQSKVDDLENSGHLKVNLRKRFNSKVKLNFGAEQFLTDFIEEFDADQVDLRYGFNNSITALYAESDIVFSRSLAFKLGLRGEYSGLFDSTTLSPRLSMAVKTNPNGQLSLAYGDFYQQPSNEFLKFNTDFTETMTRHFIANYQWRANNRIFRAELYHKRYKDLVTYDGEFPGFGSNFGNAGDGYAQGLDLFWRDNQSIQNVDYWASYSYLDSKRTYLNYPEEATPPFANAHNLSLVVKWWIPDWKSQIGGAYQFGSGRTYTDPNIPGFLQSNTKSYNSFSVNWAYLISQQKILYVSVNNVFGFNNVNGYQYANTPDMNGNFARRPLLPAADQFFFVGFFWTLSEDGTDNQLDNL, from the coding sequence ATGGAATCTATTTGCTGGGGTAGCTATACCTACGCGCGGACCAAGGTCAACTTTGATCAGTCTAAAGTCGATGATCTTGAAAATTCCGGTCACCTGAAGGTTAACCTGAGAAAACGGTTTAACAGCAAGGTGAAGCTCAATTTTGGTGCAGAGCAGTTCTTGACCGATTTTATTGAGGAATTCGACGCCGATCAGGTGGATCTGCGCTATGGTTTTAACAATAGCATCACTGCGCTTTATGCAGAATCGGATATCGTATTTTCCCGTAGCCTGGCCTTTAAATTGGGTCTGAGGGGAGAGTACAGCGGACTGTTTGATTCCACCACACTTTCGCCTCGACTTTCCATGGCTGTCAAGACCAACCCCAATGGGCAGTTGTCTCTGGCCTATGGCGATTTTTACCAGCAGCCAAGCAACGAGTTCCTAAAGTTCAATACAGACTTCACCGAGACCATGACCCGACACTTTATCGCCAACTATCAGTGGAGGGCCAATAACCGTATATTCCGGGCAGAGCTTTACCACAAGCGCTATAAGGACCTGGTTACCTACGATGGAGAATTCCCTGGGTTTGGAAGTAATTTTGGTAATGCCGGCGACGGTTATGCCCAAGGTCTGGATCTGTTCTGGAGAGATAACCAATCCATTCAGAACGTGGATTATTGGGCCAGCTATTCCTACCTGGACAGCAAACGGACCTACCTGAATTACCCGGAAGAGGCCACGCCACCTTTTGCAAATGCACACAACCTGTCCCTGGTGGTCAAATGGTGGATACCAGACTGGAAGAGCCAGATTGGTGGTGCCTATCAGTTTGGCTCTGGCAGGACCTATACGGATCCGAATATTCCCGGCTTTCTGCAAAGCAACACCAAGTCGTATAACAGTTTTAGTGTAAACTGGGCCTACCTGATCTCACAACAAAAGATCCTCTACGTATCAGTTAACAATGTCTTTGGATTTAACAATGTGAACGGATATCAATATGCCAATACCCCAGATATGAACGGAAACTTTGCCAGAAGGCCCTTATTACCGGCTGCAGATCAGTTCTTCTTTGTGGGCTTTTTCTGGACGCTTAGCGAAGATGGAACGGACAATCAACTGGACAATTTATAG
- a CDS encoding TonB-dependent receptor has translation MNKLIIRIILFVCSQLAVAQTTISGVVTDKAGQPIMGANIYLEGTYDGASSDMEGRFSFETNKSGLQLLQVSYVSYEPISMSADVSQMQDLEVALTEDVNSLETVVISAGSFSAGDNSKISVLKPLDVVTTASALGDFVGALQTLPGTTTVAEDGRLFVRGGEAGETQIFIDGIRVFTPYTPTTNNAPTRGRYSPFLFDGITFSTGGYSAEFGQALSSVLLLNTIDEPVQEKTDISIMSVGLGLGNTQKWDKGSVSVNANYINLAPYLAIYPDRNDWDKPFETASGETVVRQQLGKGLLKFYAAFDHSDFALTQEDINFPEGVYFGLNNNNFYTNASYRTDLGNKWNLFAGVAIPTRGPRSTLISLKSMILKIPVT, from the coding sequence ATGAACAAATTAATCATCCGAATCATTCTCTTTGTATGCTCCCAATTGGCGGTGGCCCAGACCACCATCTCGGGTGTGGTCACCGATAAGGCCGGCCAACCCATCATGGGAGCCAATATTTATCTGGAAGGAACATACGATGGAGCCTCCTCCGATATGGAAGGCCGGTTCTCCTTTGAAACGAACAAAAGTGGCCTGCAACTGTTGCAGGTAAGCTATGTTTCTTATGAACCAATTAGTATGAGCGCCGATGTCTCCCAAATGCAAGATTTGGAAGTAGCGCTGACCGAGGACGTGAACTCTTTGGAAACTGTGGTGATCTCGGCTGGAAGTTTTTCGGCAGGGGACAATAGCAAGATCAGTGTGCTTAAACCATTGGATGTGGTCACCACAGCCAGTGCGCTTGGCGACTTTGTGGGAGCCTTGCAGACTTTGCCGGGAACCACTACGGTTGCGGAGGACGGACGCCTTTTCGTTAGGGGTGGGGAGGCCGGTGAGACCCAGATCTTCATTGACGGGATCCGCGTTTTTACGCCATACACGCCTACCACCAACAATGCCCCGACCCGTGGACGGTATTCCCCGTTCCTATTTGACGGTATCACCTTTTCTACCGGTGGGTATTCCGCCGAGTTTGGTCAGGCGCTTTCTTCTGTACTGCTCCTTAATACCATAGACGAACCGGTTCAGGAGAAGACGGACATATCCATTATGAGTGTTGGTCTCGGACTGGGAAATACCCAGAAATGGGATAAGGGATCGGTCAGTGTGAATGCCAACTACATCAACCTGGCACCTTACCTGGCCATCTATCCGGACAGGAACGACTGGGACAAACCTTTCGAGACGGCATCGGGCGAGACGGTGGTGCGCCAGCAATTGGGGAAGGGGCTGTTGAAGTTCTATGCGGCATTCGATCACAGCGACTTCGCCCTAACCCAGGAAGACATCAACTTCCCGGAAGGAGTGTACTTTGGTTTGAACAACAATAACTTTTATACCAATGCCAGCTATCGCACAGACTTGGGTAACAAATGGAATCTATTTGCTGGGGTAGCTATACCTACGCGCGGACCAAGGTCAACTTTGATCAGTCTAAAGTCGATGATCTTGAAAATTCCGGTCACCTGA
- a CDS encoding DUF1028 domain-containing protein encodes MKRILLLSFTLFTVLGLRAQDTFSIIAVDPETGEVGSAGASCVQGIGDVDLSDIISDIIPGRGGINAQALVCVPNPNLDSGIDLMDGGASPQEVIDFLLANDACGAGGPQDRQYGVVDFDTEGNPRSAGFTGSQNQAYAEDRQGPTYSIQGNILLDQSVLDNMEDNFNNTEGTLADRLMSALQGANFAGADSRCLEEGTSSTVAYIMVYKEDDAPGNPYLKLNVGELPAGEEPIDALQELYDAFLGTDNIALSQNIGLSPNPVTDRLNIMTVDGIRVDQVSVFDISGKQLMQINNSGSSQIYLDTASLPAGVYFARILTDQGSLTKRFIKQ; translated from the coding sequence ATGAAACGAATTCTACTCTTATCATTTACCTTATTTACTGTCCTGGGTTTAAGGGCACAGGATACCTTTAGTATTATAGCCGTGGATCCCGAGACGGGAGAAGTGGGCTCGGCCGGAGCCTCCTGTGTTCAGGGTATAGGTGATGTCGATCTCAGTGACATCATTAGCGACATCATTCCAGGTCGTGGAGGAATTAATGCCCAAGCCCTGGTCTGTGTACCCAACCCTAATCTAGATAGCGGGATCGATTTGATGGATGGAGGAGCCTCACCCCAGGAAGTGATCGATTTCCTGTTGGCCAACGATGCCTGTGGGGCTGGCGGCCCTCAAGACCGGCAATACGGGGTTGTGGACTTCGATACGGAAGGCAATCCGCGCTCAGCCGGCTTTACTGGTAGTCAGAACCAAGCCTATGCAGAAGATCGTCAGGGCCCTACCTACAGCATTCAAGGGAACATCCTCCTGGATCAGTCTGTTCTGGACAATATGGAAGACAATTTCAACAATACCGAAGGGACATTGGCAGATCGACTCATGTCCGCCTTGCAAGGAGCTAATTTTGCCGGTGCAGATTCACGTTGTTTAGAAGAAGGAACATCCTCTACTGTTGCTTACATTATGGTGTATAAGGAAGATGATGCTCCCGGAAATCCCTACTTAAAACTGAATGTTGGAGAGCTACCTGCAGGAGAAGAACCCATCGATGCGCTGCAAGAGCTTTATGATGCATTCCTGGGAACGGACAACATTGCGCTCAGTCAGAACATTGGTTTGAGCCCTAACCCAGTAACTGACAGGTTGAACATTATGACGGTGGATGGTATCAGAGTAGATCAAGTCAGTGTTTTCGACATAAGCGGTAAACAACTCATGCAGATAAACAATTCGGGTAGCAGTCAGATCTACCTGGATACGGCCAGTCTTCCTGCCGGAGTATATTTTGCAAGGATATTGACCGATCAGGGATCCTTGACAAAACGCTTTATCAAGCAATAG
- a CDS encoding YdeI/OmpD-associated family protein, whose product MSDQEKVTAYIGKHERWSEQLTQLRSIFERTELKEEVKWGSPTYTLNGKLVAGMAAFKNHYAIWFHQGVFLKDPAGVMHNAQEGKTKAMRQWKFSETDTIDDKVVLAYINEATENCRQGKVVTPQRKTGVDVPQQLQDQLDTDNDLKTAFEGLTPGKQREYAGYIAEAKREATKQSRLEKIIPMILAGKGLYDKYKDC is encoded by the coding sequence ATGAGCGACCAGGAAAAAGTAACGGCCTACATTGGCAAGCACGAGAGATGGAGTGAGCAACTGACGCAGCTTCGCAGTATTTTTGAGCGGACCGAACTGAAAGAGGAGGTCAAATGGGGTTCTCCTACCTACACCCTAAACGGCAAGCTGGTGGCGGGAATGGCAGCCTTTAAAAATCACTATGCCATCTGGTTCCACCAGGGGGTTTTCCTAAAGGATCCGGCTGGTGTTATGCACAACGCCCAGGAAGGCAAGACCAAGGCTATGCGCCAATGGAAGTTCTCGGAAACCGATACTATTGACGACAAGGTTGTTTTAGCTTATATCAACGAAGCCACTGAAAACTGCCGCCAAGGCAAAGTGGTTACACCTCAGCGAAAGACCGGGGTGGATGTCCCCCAGCAACTGCAGGATCAGCTGGATACAGATAATGATCTAAAAACCGCATTTGAAGGATTAACACCCGGTAAACAGCGGGAATATGCCGGTTATATTGCAGAAGCCAAGCGCGAAGCCACCAAGCAATCCCGCTTGGAGAAGATCATTCCTATGATACTGGCCGGAAAGGGACTTTACGATAAGTACAAGGATTGTTGA
- a CDS encoding NAD(P)/FAD-dependent oxidoreductase has product MNIPATDLPRIVVIGGGFAGISAIRQLTRVPAQIVLFDRHNYHTFQPLLYQVSTAGLEPDSIAYPLRKVFRKHKDFHFRMAQVERIDPEKKTILTNIGTLSYDYLIIATGTKTNYFGNAQIERNSMPMKTVAQALDIRSLMLQNIEKADREENASRRKQLLTFVIAGAGPTGVELAGALAEFRKGILGKDYQYLDRSDMRVVLIEGSGRVLVAMSEFASKKSQQFLERMGVEVLLNTLVTDYDQEVVKTQTGQEIPAATFIWSAGVTGNSVAGLHESAYVPRANRYPVNAFNEIEGMEQVYALGDVALMKTERYPNGHPQVAQPAIQQGKNLGKNLVRHLAGKPMRAFRYFDKGTMATIGRNKAVCDIGRYRFSGFFAWMVWMFVHLWFLVGFRNRVITFFNWTYNYINYDRAARLIIRPFKRKAIS; this is encoded by the coding sequence ATGAATATACCCGCCACGGATCTTCCCAGGATCGTTGTCATCGGAGGAGGATTTGCCGGAATCTCTGCGATACGGCAATTAACTCGAGTCCCTGCCCAGATCGTTCTTTTCGATCGCCACAACTACCACACCTTTCAACCCTTACTTTACCAGGTCTCTACCGCAGGGTTGGAGCCCGATTCCATCGCCTATCCCCTGCGAAAGGTCTTTAGAAAGCATAAGGACTTTCATTTTCGGATGGCCCAAGTGGAACGGATCGATCCTGAAAAGAAGACTATCCTGACCAACATTGGAACGCTGTCATACGATTACCTGATCATTGCGACGGGCACAAAAACGAATTATTTTGGGAATGCTCAGATCGAGCGGAACAGCATGCCTATGAAAACGGTGGCTCAGGCACTGGATATCCGAAGTCTGATGCTACAGAATATCGAAAAGGCAGATCGGGAGGAGAACGCCTCCCGTCGCAAACAGTTGCTCACCTTTGTCATAGCGGGCGCGGGTCCGACGGGAGTGGAGCTAGCCGGTGCTTTGGCCGAGTTTCGGAAAGGTATATTGGGAAAAGATTATCAATACCTGGACAGAAGCGATATGCGTGTTGTGCTCATCGAAGGCAGTGGACGGGTATTGGTAGCCATGAGCGAGTTTGCCTCTAAAAAATCCCAGCAATTTTTAGAAAGGATGGGAGTAGAGGTCTTGCTCAACACCTTGGTGACGGACTATGACCAAGAGGTGGTTAAGACGCAAACGGGACAAGAGATCCCCGCCGCAACCTTTATCTGGTCAGCGGGAGTCACCGGGAATAGTGTAGCCGGTCTGCACGAGTCGGCCTATGTTCCCAGGGCCAACCGCTATCCCGTGAACGCCTTCAATGAGATTGAAGGTATGGAACAGGTTTATGCTCTAGGGGATGTTGCCCTAATGAAGACCGAGCGCTATCCGAACGGTCACCCTCAAGTGGCCCAACCGGCCATTCAGCAAGGAAAGAACCTGGGGAAGAACCTGGTTCGCCACCTGGCCGGAAAACCAATGAGGGCTTTCCGATATTTTGACAAGGGGACCATGGCAACCATTGGACGTAACAAGGCCGTTTGTGATATTGGTAGATACCGGTTTTCCGGGTTCTTTGCCTGGATGGTCTGGATGTTTGTTCACCTGTGGTTCCTCGTTGGTTTCCGAAATCGGGTGATCACCTTTTTTAATTGGACCTATAACTACATCAATTACGACCGGGCAGCCCGGTTGATCATCCGTCCGTTTAAGCGAAAAGCAATTTCCTAG